A window from Pyrococcus yayanosii CH1 encodes these proteins:
- a CDS encoding dihydroorotase — MFDLVFVGKFPYNGQVVEGSVAIEEGKIVRFSKGELKGEKILRLGRGQVLLPGMIDVHVHLRDFEESHKETVKSGTMAAIHGGITTVFDMPNTRPPVMDERTFRLRGRIFRRSYADYALGFLLAGNCEEAKAVKADFYKAFMGASTGGIFSEDFEADYSCAPGPLHVHAEEASLIIRFPERPPIVEVVAIRKALDAAERIKKRLHICHVSTAEGLKEILKRGFSWVSFEVTPHHLFLTRRDYERNPFLKVYPPLRDEKDRRFLWEHIKDVPVIASDHAPHTPEDKEGGAAGLPGLETELALLLDAVNRGLLTLWDVVEKTALNPARLFCLKTKGFSEGKDADIIVVDLKREWVVRADDFYTKAGWSPYEGWRLKGKVIMTFLRGELVMEEDEIIGRPRGERVAKENGA; from the coding sequence ATGTTTGACTTAGTCTTCGTTGGCAAGTTTCCTTACAACGGACAAGTTGTGGAAGGCAGCGTTGCAATAGAGGAAGGAAAGATAGTGAGGTTCTCAAAGGGCGAGCTCAAGGGAGAAAAAATCCTACGGCTTGGACGCGGTCAGGTTCTTCTGCCGGGCATGATAGATGTTCATGTCCACCTGAGGGACTTTGAAGAGAGTCATAAGGAGACTGTCAAGAGCGGGACCATGGCGGCAATCCATGGCGGGATAACGACGGTCTTTGACATGCCAAATACGAGGCCGCCTGTGATGGATGAGAGAACGTTTCGGCTCCGGGGGAGGATCTTCAGGAGGAGCTACGCCGACTACGCCCTCGGTTTTCTCCTAGCTGGCAACTGCGAAGAGGCTAAGGCGGTAAAGGCCGATTTTTACAAGGCCTTTATGGGAGCCTCCACGGGTGGAATCTTTTCGGAAGACTTCGAGGCAGATTATTCCTGCGCTCCCGGCCCCCTCCACGTCCATGCTGAGGAAGCATCCCTGATAATTCGGTTTCCTGAGAGGCCTCCAATAGTCGAGGTGGTTGCCATAAGGAAGGCCCTCGATGCGGCGGAAAGGATCAAGAAGAGGCTCCACATCTGCCACGTATCCACCGCGGAGGGCCTGAAAGAGATCCTCAAAAGGGGATTCTCGTGGGTGAGCTTCGAGGTAACCCCCCATCACCTTTTCCTCACGAGGAGGGATTACGAGAGGAATCCTTTCCTCAAGGTTTATCCTCCGCTGAGGGATGAGAAAGATAGGCGCTTCCTCTGGGAGCACATAAAGGACGTTCCAGTCATCGCGAGTGACCATGCCCCTCACACTCCTGAGGACAAAGAGGGAGGGGCCGCGGGGCTCCCGGGCCTTGAGACTGAGCTTGCCTTGCTCCTCGACGCTGTAAACAGGGGGTTGCTGACCCTCTGGGACGTCGTGGAGAAAACTGCCCTTAACCCGGCAAGGCTCTTCTGCCTGAAAACCAAGGGCTTCTCAGAGGGCAAGGACGCTGACATAATAGTCGTGGATTTGAAGAGGGAGTGGGTCGTAAGGGCTGATGACTTCTACACCAAAGCTGGCTGGAGTCCCTACGAGGGTTGGAGGCTAAAGGGAAAGGTTATAATGACGTTTCTCAGGGGAGAACTTGTTATGGAGGAGGACGAGATAATTGGGAGGCCGAGGGGTGAGAGGGTTGCTAAGGAGAATGGTGCTTAG
- a CDS encoding dihydroorotate dehydrogenase electron transfer subunit, whose protein sequence is MLRRMVLREVFEVADNVKAFRFEERLDFVPGQFIMLWLPGVGEKPFSLADDDLIVVKRVGPFTSRLFKLEEGDYVWIRGPYGHGFEPLGNRVALVAGGIGIPPLYALAKHYRDKFGQITLIYGARTREELALLDVEEFVDELVVTTDDGSAGRKGFPTDVLGERKDEFDYIYACGPEVMLAKVLEIMEYRNVQVSSERYMKCGIGVCGSCALGPYLVCRDGPVFRGEHLIGTELGRFTRGPDGRIRLLG, encoded by the coding sequence TTGCTAAGGAGAATGGTGCTTAGGGAGGTCTTCGAGGTAGCGGATAACGTCAAGGCCTTTCGCTTCGAGGAGAGGCTCGACTTCGTCCCGGGGCAGTTCATAATGCTCTGGCTACCCGGCGTTGGGGAGAAGCCCTTCAGCCTGGCGGATGATGATTTGATAGTCGTCAAGAGGGTCGGCCCATTCACGTCGAGGCTCTTTAAGCTCGAGGAAGGAGATTACGTCTGGATAAGGGGCCCTTATGGGCACGGCTTTGAACCCCTTGGCAATAGGGTAGCTCTCGTCGCTGGCGGCATTGGGATACCACCCCTCTACGCCCTTGCTAAGCACTACCGCGATAAGTTCGGTCAAATAACCCTCATCTACGGGGCAAGGACAAGGGAGGAACTTGCACTGCTCGACGTCGAAGAGTTCGTGGACGAACTTGTTGTTACGACGGACGATGGGAGCGCTGGGAGAAAGGGCTTTCCCACGGATGTTCTGGGGGAGAGGAAGGATGAGTTCGATTACATCTATGCTTGTGGGCCCGAGGTCATGCTTGCCAAGGTCCTTGAGATAATGGAGTACAGGAACGTTCAGGTATCGTCGGAGCGATATATGAAGTGCGGCATAGGGGTCTGCGGGAGCTGTGCCCTCGGTCCCTATCTCGTCTGCAGGGACGGGCCCGTTTTCAGAGGTGAGCACTTGATCGGGACGGAGCTCGGTCGCTTCACGAGGGGTCCAGACGGGAGGATTAGACTACTCGGGTAA